The proteins below come from a single Metarhizium brunneum chromosome 1, complete sequence genomic window:
- the Zfyve19 gene encoding Abscission/NoCut checkpoint regulator, giving the protein MSDDVDNSLLSRLQALRGEGGSPKIPASNPYGTSPLAHFNSVKMRITNGHSIKFDVIERAKTPTKGDMLAARLKNLRSQADGPISPASAKTTERTTAQTADAPGSKKTPTSEDDVDALFETDDRALEEMLADLDNPDTPEPESKDEHVQALLEQLSAQIPKDSDDNKAKQAANSDDSDGEQMAQEVDDVLARLKDEIQVEAQDGKQRQEPPQGETDIALPSVPANPDLPQDTSPKPRGLDDITARMAALLAPTAQDDLPSVPTSKPSKRVNRLTSRTSYTDDDADSWCTVCLEDATLRCLGCDGDVYCARCWREMHVGPAAAWDERSHKAVQFTRDGGKEGKIALGA; this is encoded by the coding sequence ATGTCTGATGACGTCGATAACTCGCTCCTCTCCAGGCTTCAAGCCCTCCGCGGTGAGGGCGGTTCGCCCAAAATCCCAGCATCAAATCCGTACGGCACATCCCCCCTCGCCCATTTCAATAGTGTCAAAATGCGGATCACTAACGGCCATAGTATAAAATTCGACGTCATTGAGCGAGCCAAGACGCCAACAAAGGGGGATATGCTCGCCGCCCGGCTCAAGAATCTCCGCAGCCAGGCAGATGGACCTATCTCGCCAGCGTCTGCCAAAACCACAGAGCGGACCACAGCACAAACAGCAGATGCGCCAGGTTCAAAAAAGACCCCAACCAGCGAGGACGATGTAGACGCCCTCTTTGAAACAGACGACAGGGCACTAGAGGAGATGCTCGCGGACCTTGACAACCCTGACACCCCCGAACCCGAGTCCAAGGACGAACATGTTCAAGCCCTCCTGGAGCAATTATCAGCCCAAATACCCAAGGACTCCGACGACAACAAGGCAAAGCAAGCAGCCAACTCGGATGACTCGGACGGGGAGCAAATGGCACAAGAGGTGGACGACGTACTTGCCCGTCTCAAAGACGAAATACAAGTCGAAGCGCAGGACGGCAAACAGCGCCAAGAACCACCACAAGGAGAGACAGACATTGCACTGCCGTCGGTCCCTGCAAACCCGGACCTCCCGCAAGACACGTCGCCCAAGCCCCGAGGACTAGACGACATCACCGCACGCATGgccgccctcctcgcccccaCGGCACAAGACGACCTCCCCTCGGTGCCCACGTCAAAACCATCCAAGCGCGTAAACAGGCTGACGAGCAGGACAAGCTAcacagacgacgacgccgactcCTGGTGCACGGTGTGCCTGGAGGACGCCACGCTCCGGTGCCTAGGGTGCGACGGAGACGTCTACTGCGCCCGGTGCTGGAGGGAGATGCACGTCGGGCCGGCGGCCGCGTGGGACGAACGGAGCCACAAGGCGGTGCAGTTCACGAgggacggcggcaaggagggcaagattGCGCTGGGGGCCTAG